A window from Theobroma cacao cultivar B97-61/B2 chromosome 3, Criollo_cocoa_genome_V2, whole genome shotgun sequence encodes these proteins:
- the LOC18604714 gene encoding LOW QUALITY PROTEIN: cyclic dof factor 3 (The sequence of the model RefSeq protein was modified relative to this genomic sequence to represent the inferred CDS: substituted 2 bases at 2 genomic stop codons) → MQESKDHVIKLFGQKIHLPADGEISTISANDFDKAKCGNRVVVVEEEEEEEDEEEKEKTEQDSLAEKTTKTGQEDDTPPSNTKEATNPSTSPEPNVNHKTPSIDEETKKTKTGKTDKEQSDATNSQKKTLKKPDKILPCPHCNRMDTKFFYYNNYNSNQPHHFCKACQRYWTTSGTMRNMPVGAGRRKNKNFASHYRHISIYEALFPGRDTLQVARIDAPNGAHHHALKCNGRVLNFGIDAPICDSMASVLNLGENKVMNGTRNGFHGLEEDKISVPCRGENGDNCSSGSSVTISNSMEEGGKSCIQETMMGNINGFPSPIPCLPSVPWPYPWNSTVPLPAFCPFGFPMSFYPVAAYWNCGIPSTWNIPWLSPXSSSLNQKTPTSRPNSSTLRKHSREGDIAKVDDSEKEKPSKXKNGSILVPKTLRIDDPSEAAKSSIWATLGIKNESLSGGGLFKAFHLKSDEKNHIAETSPVLRANPAALSRSLNFHESF, encoded by the exons ATGCAAGAAAGCAAAGATCATGTGATCAAGTTGTTTGGTCAGAAGATTCATTTACCTGCTGATGGAGAGATTTCAACCATCTCTGCCAATGACTTTGACAAGGCCAAGTGTGGGAACAGAGTAGTAGtagtagaagaagaagaagaagaggaagatgaggaagagaaagagaaaacgGAGCAA GATTCTTTAGCAGAAAAGACCACTAAGACTGGACAAGAAGATGACACTCCCCCTTCAAATACAAAGGAGGCAACAAATCCTTCAACCTCGCCAGAGCCTAATGTAAACCACAAAACTCCCTCTATCGatgaagaaaccaaaaaaacaaagacgGGCAAGACTGATAAAGAACAAAGTGATGCTACTAACTCACAAAAGAAGACACTTAAAAAGCCAGATAAAATACTTCCGTGCCCCCATTGCAATAGAATGGATACAAAGTTCTTCTATTACAATAATTATAACAGCAATCAACCCCATCATTTCTGCAAAGCCTGTCAAAGATACTGGACTACAAGTGGTACCATGAGGAATATGCCAGTGGGAGCCGGGCGTCGTAAGAATAAGAACTTTGCCTCACATTATCGTCACATCTCTATTTATGAGGCTCtgt ttccgggtcgtgacactctGCAAGTAGCTCGAATTGATGCTCCAAATGGAGCACATCACCATGCATTGAAATGCAATGGCAGAGTCCTTAACTTTGGCATAGATGCACCCATTTGTGATTCCATGGCTTCTGTCTTAAATCTTGGGGAGAACAAGGTTATGAATGGTACTCGAAATGGATTTCATGGTCttgaagaagataaaatttCAGTTCCATGCAGAGGGGAAAACGGTGATAATTGCTCAAGTGGATCTTCTGTCACGATTTCAAACTCAATGGAGGAAGGAGGTAAAAGTTGCATTCAAGAAACAATGATGGGGAACATTAATGGCTTCCCTTCCCCAATTCCTTGTTTACCTAGTGTTCCTTGGCCTTATCCATGGAATTCTACAGTGCCTCTACCAGCCTTTTGTCCATTCGGATTTCCTATGTCATTCTATCCTGTTGCAGCTTATTGGAACTGTGGTATTCCAAGCACTTGGAACATTCCTTGGTTGTCTCCTTAGTCTTCTTCTTTGAACCAGAAGACTCCAACTTCCAGGCCAAATTCTTCAACACTAAGGAAACATTCTAGGGAAGGGGACATAGCTAAAGTAGATGattcagaaaaagaaaagccatCCAAATAGAAGAATGGATCGATTTTGGTTCCAAAAACTTTAAGGATTGATGATCCAAGTGAGGCCGCAAAGAGTTCCATATGGGCGACACTTGGGATTAAGAATGAATCACTTAGTGGGGGAGGGCTTTTCAAGGCATTCCACCTAAAGAGTGATGAAAAGAATCATATAGCTGAAACATCTCCAGTATTGAGAGCAAATCCTGCAGCCTTGTCGAGGTCCCTTAACTTCCATGAGAGCTTTTGA
- the LOC18604716 gene encoding uncharacterized protein LOC18604716 isoform X1 produces the protein MIMHGKDSKSKRRTSSRPSSPPRSRSSKLTPPSASLVDGEPVTDRERSSTITSLFEDLQISQDVNSNPRSFPYSVKQQCWEKAEKVKGRDPDRWRRDTVGNIVFRKLVGCPGCLCHDYDHIIPYSKGGKSTLENCQVLQATVNRSKGNRTELSRADLIQRSSYCRVSGRDMDLIELSAYGNVRHTEDPAGCRIQ, from the exons ATGATAATGCATGGCAAAGACTCCAAGAGCAAGAGACGAACAAGCTCCCGCCCTTCTTCTCCACCTCGTTCACGCTCATCAAAACTGACTCCACCGTCAGCCTCTTTGGTGGACGGTGAACCGGTGACTGATCGAGAACGAAGCTCCACAATTACTAGTCTCTTTGAAGATCTCCAAATTTCACAAGATGTAAACTCTAACCCCAGGAGCTTTCCTTACAGCGTCAAGCAACAATGTTGGGAAAAGGCGGAGAAGGTCAAGGGACGAGACCCAGATCGCTGGAGGCGAGACACTGTTGGTAACATTGTTTTCAGGAAGCTTGTTGGTTGTCCTGGTTGCTTGTGCCATGACTATGACCATATTATCCCTTACTCCAAG GGAGGAAAAAGCACACTGGAAAACTGTCAGGTCTTACAG GCAACCGTTAATCGATCAAAGGGAAATCGGACTGAGTTGTCTAGAGCTGATCTTATCCAGAGAAGTTCTTATTGCCGGGTTTCAG GGCGTGACATGGATCTTATTGAACTTTCAGCCTATGGCAATGTGCGTCATACAGAGGACCCAGCGGGGTGTAGAATTCAATAA
- the LOC18604716 gene encoding uncharacterized protein LOC18604716 isoform X2 has protein sequence MIMHGKDSKSKRRTSSRPSSPPRSRSSKLTPPSASLVDGEPVTDRERSSTITSLFEDLQISQDVNSNPRSFPYSVKQQCWEKAEKVKGRDPDRWRRDTVGNIVFRKLVGCPGCLCHDYDHIIPYSKGGKSTLENCQVLQQSERRSKGLPGEPDTGT, from the exons ATGATAATGCATGGCAAAGACTCCAAGAGCAAGAGACGAACAAGCTCCCGCCCTTCTTCTCCACCTCGTTCACGCTCATCAAAACTGACTCCACCGTCAGCCTCTTTGGTGGACGGTGAACCGGTGACTGATCGAGAACGAAGCTCCACAATTACTAGTCTCTTTGAAGATCTCCAAATTTCACAAGATGTAAACTCTAACCCCAGGAGCTTTCCTTACAGCGTCAAGCAACAATGTTGGGAAAAGGCGGAGAAGGTCAAGGGACGAGACCCAGATCGCTGGAGGCGAGACACTGTTGGTAACATTGTTTTCAGGAAGCTTGTTGGTTGTCCTGGTTGCTTGTGCCATGACTATGACCATATTATCCCTTACTCCAAG GGAGGAAAAAGCACACTGGAAAACTGTCAGGTCTTACAG CAGAGTGAGAGGAGATCCAAAGGCTTGCCTGGAGAGCCTGATACAGGCACTTGA